In Candidatus Jettenia caeni, the DNA window TGTTCTCTACCAGAGATTTGTCAATTTTAACTATCTGAGGATTTGCTTCGGAGATATGTTTTAAGCCAGTATTTCCAGAGCCAAGGTCGTCTATGGCTATTGAAAAACCTTGCATTTGATAATAGGCTAATGTCTGATAAAATAGATTCGAATCCCTTATAAGGGTTCTTTCTGTAATCTCAAGGACTATATTGTCAATTTTAAATCCGAATTTTTCAATAAGAGATTTTGTCTCTCCCTTGTTATGGTTTGTATACGTTAAACAAGCTGCGTCTATATTGATAAATAATTTCGTAACTTTTGTATTTAAGGATAACTTGTTAGCGTGAAAAATAGCTTTTTCTCTGCAGAGCATGTCCAGGTTTTCTAATAATTTCAATTTTTCTGCAACATCAAATAGATATAGTGGATTCTCGAATATGCTTGTCTCAGGCCCTCTGCTTAAGGCCTCATAGCCTACAATATCTCCTGTTGTAAGACAAACAATAGGCTGAAATTTGGTGGAGATTAATTTATTATTGAGAATTTTCTTAAATTCCTCTTCAAATCTATTCATGATTTTTGATTTTGGATCTATCCCTGATATGAGTGTAATTTCGGATATCATATGCCACGTTCCTTTTCTCTTAATAGGCATTCATTGTTTATTCACTGAGGTCTTATATCTTTAACCCTTTAATTCAATTCTGAGGGATAATACGACCTTGATGCAAAGATCATCTGTTTTTATCAAGAATCCATTTTATTTAAAATTTACAAGGAAAGATCCTACCTGAGTACCGGTAAAATTATAATAATTTTGGTAAATTCCCCCTCGGCACTATCAATCTTAAGTTTACCACCATGTTCAATAATAATTTCGTTGCTAATACTTAAACCCAATCCCGTACCTTTACCTTTAGGTTTGGTTGTAAAAAATGGACTCGTTACTTTATTTATTATATGAGCAGGAATACCTGTACCATGGTCGTAAAAGATAACTTTTACGAAGGGACAATCATCTATCATTATTTCTTCAGCCAAGATCTCAAGAATTTTATTCTCATGGGCTTCTGGGTATTTTTGATTCAAGGCATATCGTGCATTACTCAGGATGTTCAAGAAGACTTGCTGAATTTGGTGAGGATTTATAAGTATTTCAGGAAGTCCCGCAGGAATAGTCAGGTTTAATATAATACCTTCTTTTTTCAGTTGTGCATGTATCAGAATAAGTGTATCAGAA includes these proteins:
- a CDS encoding diguanylate cyclase/phosphodiesterase; translated protein: MISEITLISGIDPKSKIMNRFEEEFKKILNNKLISTKFQPIVCLTTGDIVGYEALSRGPETSIFENPLYLFDVAEKLKLLENLDMLCREKAIFHANKLSLNTKVTKLFINIDAACLTYTNHNKGETKSLIEKFGFKIDNIVLEITERTLIRDSNLFYQTLAYYQMQGFSIAIDDLGSGNTGLKHISEANPQIVKIDKSLVENINKSFKKQAVFKMIVDMCHKVFHSTVVAEGIETVDELITVKELGVDWGQGYIFSKPF
- a CDS encoding two-component sensor kinase → MAKNRIVNVKSNIVSILSNFRKVTEKEVLQTEYLRMESMVSLGELATSMAHEINNSVTGIVNCSQLLVNKSVKGSKENDIANRITKEGNRIAHLVNNLLSLSRPGDRKEEKYGINMYEMLSDTLILIHAQLKKEGIILNLTIPAGLPEILINPHQIQQVFLNILSNARYALNQKYPEAHENKILEILAEEIMIDDCPFVKVIFYDHGTGIPAHIINKVTSPFFTTKPKGKGTGLGLSISNEIIIEHGGKLKIDSAEGEFTKIIIILPVLR